One Tachysurus vachellii isolate PV-2020 chromosome 8, HZAU_Pvac_v1, whole genome shotgun sequence genomic window carries:
- the crygs2 gene encoding LOW QUALITY PROTEIN: crystallin, gamma S2 (The sequence of the model RefSeq protein was modified relative to this genomic sequence to represent the inferred CDS: substituted 1 base at 1 genomic stop codon), producing the protein MGKKVILTSVHLPFXIIFYENKNFQGRRYECDSDCSDFHVYLSCCNSIQVESGIWVVYERPNFTGYQYVIKRGEYPEFVRWMGLNDRLSSCKMINLPTGTQYKVKVFDKADFAGQSFEATEDCPSILERYHLREVHSCKVLNGYWVFYEYPNYHGRQYILEKGEYRKPVDWGAVCPTVQSLCRLTE; encoded by the exons ATGGGGAAG aaagtgattttaacATCCGTCCATTTACCTTTCTAGATTATTTTCTACGAGAATAAAAACTTCCAGGGCCGCCGCTATGAGTGCGACAGTGACTGCTCAGACTTCCACGTCTATCTGAGCTGCTGTAACTCCATACAGGTGGAGAGTGGCATCTGGGTGGTCTATGAGCGCCCCAATTTTACAGGCTACCAGTATGTAATAAAACGTGGTGAATATCCCGAATTCGTTCGCTGGATGGGTCTCAATGATCGGCTCAGCTCATGCAAGATGATCAACCTA CCAACTGGGACACAGTACAAGGTGAAGGTCTTTGACAAGGCAGACTTCGCAGGTCAGTCATTTGAGGCCACCGAGGACTGCCCCTCCATTCTGGAGCGCTACCACTTGAGAGAGGTGCACTCCTGTAAGGTCCTGAATGGCTACTGGGTGTTCTATGAGTATCCCAATTACCATGGCAGGCAGTACATCCTGGAAAAGGGTGAATATCGCAAGCCTGTTGACTGGGGTGCAGTCTGTCCCACCGTGCAGTCCTTATGCCGCCTGACTGAATAA